The nucleotide window ACTTACACCAAACTCATCTATCCTGTTACGGATGGTTTCAAGAGCCTGTTCTGTTGCCATTTTTTTGATGTTTTCAATATCTTTTTCCGGCAAGGCTAATTTATAGGAAATATTGTTATTTTCCTTTTGAGGTTTCTGGATGATCAGATTGTCAAAACTTTTTGAAAGAACGTTTTCAATGCTGGATTTGTCTTCGCTCCCTTGAAATTTTGCAAGAATGGAATTGTCGTTCAGACGTGAAACACCAATGTGTTTCACCCCCTCGCTTCTAAGTTCTTTTTTAATCTCCTGTATTGTTCTTTCCACCTCTGCTTCAACTGCTTTGATATTCTGGACTTCAAGTACAAGATGCATCCCTCCTTGAAGATCCAGCCCCAAATTGATTTTTTTATGGGGCCAGCAATCAAGGAATGTGGGAAGCAAACAGACAACAGCCGCTAAAACAACACATAGAATAAATACAGTTTTAAAGGTAAATGGTTTCAATCTAATTGCTCCTAATGGAATTATTTTTTCTTTTTATCATCTTTACGGACAGCATCTGTATCAGAAATTACCGCTGCAACATTTCCACGGGAAATTTTAATTTTTACCTTTTCAGCGATTTCAAGACCAATGGTTGTATCATCCAAGCTTTGGATAGTTCCATAGATGCCGCCGGATGTTACAATCCGAATGCCTTTTTTTAAATTGGATATCATTTCCTTATGTTCTTTGGCTTTTTTCTGCTGTGGCCGAATCAAAAGAAAATAAAAAATTGCAAATAAAATAATAATGGGTAAAAAGCCTGCTATTCCACCTGCCTGTCCACCCGCTTGCCCGCCTGCCTGTCCCATTGCATATGCTGTACTAATCAAAATAAATCCTCCTTAGAATAAATAAAATATATAAATTTATATTTTTTTTGCAGGAATCCAGATTGTTTTTCCGTCAAACTGGATTCTGTCTATATTATGATAGTTAATTTCCTGAAGAAGTGAGAAAACTTCATCCACATTGTAAACGACAATCTTGCTTAGCGGTTCAATAATATCAATATTTGAATCCACTTTTTTTTCAATAAGATTATATATGATTACAAGTGTTTCGGAAAATTTTAAAATTTTTCCAACCCCTGAGCTTTTCCCTTGATCAATGGGTTCATCGGCTCTGGGTGTAACATGTATACCGTGATGGCCGTAAAATTCTTTTAAAATATTAAAATGAATATTCCATATGTTATCGCCGGGTTGAACCACATAAATTCCATAGGGTTTTATCTTTTGAGGCAAAATAGCTCCGGAGTCATAAATTTTTTCTTCAAAAACTTCTCCGTCTTTTATAAAGGCATTTTCTAAAATATCTCTCATAGAGATTTGAACGTCACCAATTTTGAAGCTTTCATCAGAATTGACAATCATATCAAGGCTTTTTTTAATGCCCAGGCCCTCTTTGCGTGATACCATGAGTTGCTTTAAGGTTTTGTCCTTTTGAAGATTATTATAATCAAGGGTCGGCATAATGATAATGTCACCTTTAACGGCTTTGTTTTTATTGCCCGTAATGTCCTTTTTGTTGATTCCCTGTTTTTGTGACATTACAATTTTACCTTTTGATGCTGGTAAATCCTTTTCCTGAAGTTTGGTAAAATACAGGGCGGTCAAAAAAAACACCCCGCATAAAATTACGGCAATAGTTATTAATCCGCTTCTTTTTCCATTCTTTTGCAGGCTCATGGATCCAGCTTCCTTCTTAAGATTGAAATTGTTTCAGATACACAATAGAACCCTTTATGTCAAGAAAGGTCTTCAATTGTTATGGGGAATGATAATGATTTTGTTTTCCCCCGAAACCATATTTGGATCACCCTCAATCGTAATGAAAACAGATTTTTTCGATTCAATTTCAGTGAGTTCAGCTCTTTTTTTGTTCAACAGATAACCTGCCACATCATTGGGTAAAACTCCTGTTGCTTCCTTGATTCCGGGTTTTAATGTCCTGAGCTTCAACTGCCTTAAAAATGCCAGACCCTGGGTTTCTACTGAAGGCGTCTGGCCCCTGCCTTTACAATGCCTGCAGGTTTCATAGCTTCCAAAAGTGATTGAATGCCGGATTCTTTGCCGTGACATTTCCAGTAAACCAAATTTTGTGATGCCCCCTACTTTTGTTTTAGCCTTGTCGGA belongs to Desulfobacula toluolica Tol2 and includes:
- the yajC gene encoding preprotein translocase subunit YajC, yielding MISTAYAMGQAGGQAGGQAGGIAGFLPIIILFAIFYFLLIRPQQKKAKEHKEMISNLKKGIRIVTSGGIYGTIQSLDDTTIGLEIAEKVKIKISRGNVAAVISDTDAVRKDDKKKK